The Bacillus xiapuensis genome window below encodes:
- a CDS encoding HAD-IIA family hydrolase — MINIRDFDAFCFDLDGTIYVGNQLLPGVKETIGLLRQHQKSILFITNAPTQTREGCQKLLTSLGVAAQLEEVLTASFLSAAYFLENCADARIFIVGERALLQEFSNYSLHVTANPLEATHVLVGLDRDFSYQKLNRAMRAVRNGAKLIVTNPDPSCPVSEGYIADTFAIAKAIEVAAGHPIDLVIGKPSSYYARKVSKQLNIANERCLIIGDRLETDILMGKANQFRTCLVLTGASSKADINKIKIKPDYVIENLTELFTK, encoded by the coding sequence ATGATTAACATTCGCGATTTTGACGCCTTTTGTTTTGATTTAGACGGAACGATTTACGTCGGGAACCAGCTGTTGCCGGGCGTAAAAGAAACAATAGGCTTATTACGGCAGCACCAAAAAAGCATTTTATTTATCACCAATGCACCAACGCAGACGAGGGAAGGGTGCCAGAAACTGCTTACGTCCTTAGGAGTCGCCGCACAGCTTGAAGAAGTGCTCACCGCTTCCTTCCTATCTGCTGCTTACTTCTTAGAAAACTGCGCAGATGCGAGAATTTTTATCGTTGGCGAAAGGGCGCTCCTGCAAGAATTCAGCAATTATTCCTTGCACGTCACAGCCAATCCTTTAGAGGCCACCCATGTGCTGGTCGGCTTAGACCGCGACTTCTCCTATCAAAAGCTGAACCGCGCGATGAGAGCTGTGCGCAATGGAGCAAAGCTGATTGTAACCAATCCCGATCCGTCCTGTCCTGTCTCTGAAGGATATATTGCGGATACATTCGCGATCGCCAAAGCAATTGAAGTAGCCGCCGGGCATCCAATTGACCTGGTTATCGGAAAGCCCTCATCCTACTACGCAAGAAAAGTAAGCAAGCAGCTGAACATCGCAAATGAGCGATGCCTGATTATCGGTGACCGCCTGGAGACCGATATTTTAATGGGAAAGGCCAATCAGTTCCGCACGTGCCTCGTCTTAACAGGCGCCTCCAGCAAAGCGGACATAAATAAAATCAAGATTAAGCCAGATTACGTTATTGAGAATTTAACAGAATTATTTACGAAATAA
- a CDS encoding sugar phosphate isomerase/epimerase family protein gives MSKNLICYSDLALLSHHPFENTDQLIKHGAGKVELLMDGPCWDEMEDLFQELAPKLQALPVRYSIHPPAWDINLTSENRAVRETAFTEYKKAIQLAGMIDACHVVIHPGFCFSPAFDKQTAQKRAAQMINELCKIAEPLQVKLAIENVGYSGSSLFTQEEYTRFLDGIDKTAGFLIDIGHANLNQWDIPRLIKETKDRLLALHIHDNDGIRDAHWPIGEGNIEWPAIFSAINQCQLPIELILEYAPGTPLNWLEEGKHILQNEIQINETGV, from the coding sequence ATGAGTAAGAACCTGATATGTTATTCTGATTTAGCCCTTTTATCTCATCATCCTTTTGAAAATACCGATCAACTCATCAAGCATGGAGCCGGCAAAGTCGAATTGTTAATGGACGGCCCATGCTGGGATGAGATGGAGGATCTCTTTCAAGAGCTTGCTCCAAAGCTTCAGGCTCTTCCCGTTCGCTATTCGATTCACCCTCCCGCCTGGGACATTAATTTAACTAGTGAAAACCGAGCTGTGAGGGAAACAGCATTTACTGAATATAAAAAAGCGATTCAATTGGCTGGCATGATTGATGCCTGTCACGTTGTCATCCATCCCGGATTCTGTTTCTCTCCAGCTTTTGATAAACAAACGGCTCAAAAGCGGGCAGCTCAAATGATCAATGAATTGTGCAAAATAGCTGAACCGCTCCAAGTGAAGCTGGCGATTGAAAATGTGGGATACAGCGGAAGCTCTCTTTTCACTCAAGAGGAATATACCCGCTTTTTAGACGGCATTGATAAAACAGCAGGCTTTTTAATCGATATTGGGCATGCCAACTTGAATCAATGGGACATTCCCCGGCTAATCAAAGAAACAAAAGATCGGCTTTTGGCCTTGCATATTCATGATAACGACGGCATACGCGATGCTCATTGGCCGATCGGCGAAGGAAACATAGAATGGCCGGCTATTTTTTCAGCGATCAACCAATGTCAATTACCCATAGAACTCATTTTGGAATATGCTCCGGGTACGCCTTTAAATTGGCTGGAAGAAGGGAAGCACATTCTGCAAAATGAAATACAAATTAATGAAACAGGAGTATAG
- a CDS encoding Myb-like DNA-binding domain-containing protein, producing the protein MELRKEWNTEEVEYLKENVGFHNLAKMADKLGRSFESVRIKMHRIGLSNTKSQTGLITAGELAKILQVDRNTVKWWMKKYGLPCKKKVTRKSKQFYFIDPRTFWEWASGHKEKVVFSRIPPHALPPEPDWVTQERRKETFHQLCKQRPYKPWTTKEDQKLIELRQKGLTYAEIGEQMNRTANSVIRRYSRLKKEVRQ; encoded by the coding sequence TTGGAATTGCGAAAAGAGTGGAACACAGAAGAAGTAGAATATTTAAAGGAAAATGTCGGCTTTCATAACCTTGCCAAAATGGCTGACAAGCTCGGGCGGTCCTTTGAATCTGTCCGCATTAAAATGCACCGCATCGGGCTTTCTAATACGAAGTCACAGACAGGCTTGATTACAGCTGGTGAACTGGCAAAAATCCTGCAGGTGGACCGCAACACGGTTAAATGGTGGATGAAGAAATACGGGCTGCCGTGCAAAAAGAAAGTTACGCGAAAATCAAAACAATTTTATTTCATCGATCCGCGTACATTTTGGGAATGGGCGTCGGGTCATAAAGAAAAGGTGGTCTTCTCCCGAATTCCCCCGCACGCCCTGCCCCCTGAGCCTGATTGGGTCACACAAGAAAGGCGAAAAGAAACCTTTCACCAGCTGTGTAAGCAAAGGCCTTATAAGCCTTGGACGACGAAAGAAGATCAGAAACTGATCGAGCTTCGGCAGAAAGGACTGACTTACGCGGAAATTGGCGAACAAATGAACCGAACCGCGAACAGCGTCATCAGAAGATATAGCCGCTTAAAGAAAGAGGTCAGACAATAA